Proteins encoded within one genomic window of Gammaproteobacteria bacterium:
- a CDS encoding poly(3-hydroxybutyrate) depolymerase, producing the protein MLKQLKLIVALLLISLSSTAFAITTQQQAELPALNALPNQTSISGLSSGAFMAAQFHIAYSKSLVGAGIVAGGPWHCAGDINTLANLTKATTTCMNPCEYIPSFFCWSYLLPNSDYLVKVANDKAKSGVIDPLINLTNDKVYIFSGSSDQTVITKVVNTTEQFYGLLGLDKAQILYNKTTDAGHAFITTNTQDTQCDRTNPPYINNCDIPQAKNILSHIYGAQKPAAQTLTGELIEFDQSEFFDQAISMDDKAFVYIPNNCRTDQCKIHVAVHGCKQGISQLKTGYVEGTGYLEVADTNNIIVLFPQVKKSITPLNPNGCWDFWGYSSQKITGDEYYSKEAPQMVAIKKMIDRLITQPTVLAKS; encoded by the coding sequence ATGTTAAAACAACTAAAACTTATCGTCGCACTCTTACTCATTTCACTTAGCTCAACCGCTTTTGCGATTACAACACAACAACAAGCAGAGTTGCCCGCACTGAATGCTTTGCCAAATCAAACGTCTATTTCTGGATTGTCATCAGGGGCTTTTATGGCCGCTCAATTCCACATTGCCTACTCTAAAAGTTTAGTCGGTGCAGGCATTGTTGCAGGCGGGCCCTGGCACTGTGCAGGAGACATAAACACTTTAGCTAACCTTACCAAAGCAACGACCACTTGCATGAATCCTTGCGAATACATCCCGAGTTTTTTTTGCTGGAGCTACCTGTTGCCTAACAGTGATTACTTAGTCAAAGTAGCCAATGATAAAGCAAAATCAGGCGTTATTGACCCATTAATCAACCTAACGAATGACAAGGTTTACATTTTCTCTGGCAGCAGTGATCAAACCGTTATAACCAAGGTGGTCAACACTACCGAGCAATTTTATGGTCTGCTCGGGCTAGACAAAGCCCAGATCTTATACAACAAAACAACGGATGCCGGCCACGCCTTCATCACCACTAACACTCAAGATACTCAATGCGATAGAACCAACCCTCCTTATATTAATAATTGTGATATTCCACAGGCTAAAAATATTCTTAGCCATATTTATGGCGCTCAAAAGCCAGCAGCCCAAACATTAACGGGTGAATTAATCGAGTTTGATCAAAGCGAGTTTTTTGATCAAGCAATCAGCATGGACGATAAGGCTTTTGTATATATTCCGAATAACTGTCGTACTGACCAGTGTAAAATTCATGTCGCTGTACATGGCTGCAAACAAGGTATTTCACAACTAAAAACAGGCTATGTTGAAGGGACTGGTTATCTAGAAGTAGCCGACACTAACAACATTATTGTGCTATTTCCCCAAGTAAAAAAATCGATTACCCCACTAAACCCCAATGGATGCTGGGATTTTTGGGGCTATAGTAGCCAAAAAATAACCGGTGATGAGTATTATTCCAAGGAGGCTCCACAAATGGTCGCAATTAAAAAGATGATCGATCGTTTGATCACTCAACCAACTGTTCTCGCTAAAAGCTAA
- a CDS encoding protein SypD yields MIDIPEHYIELEHIYNATLARGIKSLAVVSTSPGEGVSSVIIGLAKRNALAARTTLVVDLNIYNPDLSRLSKPNAIEHSSKVLPLPTTLQHGNINDKIAVITVPVERKLVLGLREPGVLQTHIEQWLKDYDNVLIDTSPMSLNNGANLPPEYISSACDGTLLTVLAGKTTNTALSNTLKKLNNSKSLLIGIVVNDQFNPSLQNELLREVQRLDSCFPKLASKLRYWIKSNKILSLEI; encoded by the coding sequence ATGATCGACATTCCGGAGCATTATATTGAATTAGAGCATATTTATAACGCAACGTTAGCCCGAGGAATCAAATCATTAGCAGTGGTTTCAACCTCGCCTGGCGAAGGTGTTAGCTCGGTCATCATCGGACTAGCAAAGCGAAACGCCCTAGCCGCTAGAACAACTCTTGTGGTTGACTTAAATATTTACAATCCAGATTTAAGCCGATTAAGTAAACCCAATGCCATTGAGCACTCAAGCAAAGTTTTACCACTGCCAACGACGCTACAGCACGGTAATATTAACGACAAAATAGCGGTAATTACCGTGCCCGTTGAACGAAAGTTAGTACTAGGATTGCGTGAGCCTGGGGTGCTGCAAACTCACATCGAACAATGGCTAAAAGATTATGACAACGTCCTTATCGATACCTCACCAATGAGTCTCAATAATGGTGCTAACCTACCCCCTGAATATATCTCAAGTGCCTGTGATGGCACACTATTAACCGTATTAGCCGGAAAAACCACTAACACAGCGCTAAGTAATACCCTAAAAAAGCTCAATAATTCCAAGTCATTGTTAATTGGCATTGTGGTTAACGATCAATTTAACCCAAGCCTTCAAAATGAGTTACTTAGGGAGGTTCAGCGACTCGACAGTTGCTTTCCTAAACTTGCGAGTAAATTACGATACTGGATTAAAAGTAATAAAATACTGTCGTTAGAGATTTAG